The genomic DNA GAAAAGAAGATTCGAGACGGTCTGTATGTAAGTGCACAAAAATTACCTTCAGAATATGATTTAGCTAAAGAATATAACTGCAGTCGCTTGACCATCCGTAAAGCGATTGATGATTTGATCCGCAAAAATATTTTGGTAAAACGACATGGTAAAGGTAGTTATGTGATGTCGCAAGCGAAAATTCAAAGTGGTCGCGCTGGCTTACAAGGTTTTACTGAGGCAGCCAAAGCTTACGGGAAAAAAAGCCAGACAGAAGTCATTTCCTTTGAAGAAGTAGTACATCCCGCTGAGAAAATTCGGGAGGCGCTCCAAGTAGGCAAAAATGAGGCAATTTATGAACTGATTCGCCGCCGAATGTTAGACGGCGAACCAATGACAGTTGAAAAAATTTATTTGCCACAGGCATACGTACAAGGCCATACGAAGCAAGACTTCGAGGGCTCTCTTTTCTGCTTAATCGAGAAGAACGTCGAGATTGCTTATTCGCATCAAGAAATTGAAGCAATCTTAGTTGAAGCGGAAATTTCAGAATTATTGAATGTTCCTGTGGGCCAACCACTTTTACAAGTCCACTCTATCACCTATGCGCTTGATGCAACTCCTATTTTATATGATGTCTCTTTATATCGAGCAGATCGGTACACGTTTAAAAACACACTGACCCGCTATAGCCCGTCTGAAAACAACCAAGTGGAGCTAGGAGGTTCTTGGAACGAATGAAGATCAAAGAAGAAATAGCCGCTCAAAAAGATTTATTTTATGAAGACTTAAACAAAATTATCGCGATTCGAAGTGTGAAAGGGTCGCCTAAAAAAGAGGCACCTTTTGGCGAAGGACCGAAAAGAGCCTTGGAAGAAACGCTGAAACTTGCAGAGCGTTATGGTTTTCAAACTGGGATTGTCAATGACGCAGTTGGCTATGCGCAATGGGGAACAGCGGAAGAATATCTGGGAATTATTGGTCATTTAGATGTAGTACCAGAAGGTTCTGGTTGGTCAGTGCCGCCCTTTCAATTAACGAAAAAAAATCAACGTTTGTATGGTAGAGGAATTCTAGATAATAAAGGTCCTATCTTGGCTTGCCTGTATGGAATGAAATTACTGAAAGAACTTGGTTACCAACCAAAGAAAACCATTCGCTTAATGTTTGGCACGGATGAAGAAAGTGGGAGTGGAGATATCCCCTTATATTTAGAGAAGGAAAACGCACCCGTTTTTGGATTTACTCCAGATTGTAAATATCCAGTAGTTTATGGGGAGCGAGGGATTGTTAATTATGAGATCACAACGACCATCCCAGATGATTCAAGTGAACAAATTGGTCAGATTATAGGTGATCAAGCAAAAGACCACGTACCTGATCAATTAAGTGTGGTGATTGCGGGAAAAACAACAGCAATCACGGGAAAACGTGCTCCTTCCAATGCGCCAGAACTAGGCAAGAACGCGATTACTTTATTGGCACAGAAAATTAGCGAGGAACAGTTAGTCAAAGGAAATTTATTACAGTATTTCGACTGGTTAACCGCTAGTTTTCACGAAAAGCACTATGGCGAAGGAGTAGCTCTGGACTTTAAGGATCAGGATAGTGGGCAATTGATTTTAACGCCCTATGCGTTGGAAAAAAGAGGACAGCAATTGGTGTTATCATTGGCCGTGCGTTATCCTGTTTCTATTACAGAAAACGAAGTAACCACGCAGCTAACGAAGGCACTATTTCCAGAAAGTGAAGTGACCGTCATCCGCCGCCTCCCTAGTACGCTGTTTCCAAAAGATGAGCGCAATGTTCAAAAATTAACCAAGGTTTATGAACAAATTACTGGCTTAGATGGGACGCCAGTCACAACTACAGGTGCTACGTATGCTCGCTTTATGCCGAATATCGTTGCTTTTGGTCCATCATTTCTTGGTCAAAAAGGCATTGCGCATAACCAAGATGAATATATGGATGAAAAAGATTTACTGCTTAATCTGGAAATCTATATGCAAGCGATGATTGCATTAACAGAAGCATAAAACCAATAGAAGATACACGTATGAGAAGAAGCCAATGTGTTTCGTAGAGGTCGCATACGTGTATCTTCTATTTTTCTGTATAAAATTTCATTTTCAGTATATACAAAACAGTATATACTAGTTTATAATGGTGGAGAAATGTAAGCGTTAACGAAAGGGCGGATGGAAAATGACTTGGGGTGCAATTGCGACATGGCGGATGGCACATGATGGGTTACTAAAAGCTACAGAAGAATTACAACAAGGAGGTGCTGCAGGCACGGCCGTGGAACAATTAATTAAAGAAGTAGAAGACTATCCTTTTTATAAGTCAGTGGGCTACGGCGGTTTACCTAATGAGGAAGGGATTTTAGAAATGGATGCTGCCTATATGGATGGAGACACATTTGCAATTGGTGCTGTGGCGGGAATTACAGATGTTAAAAATCCGATTTCAGTGGCTAAAGCATTAAGTAAAGAGAAGTTTAATAGTTTTCGTGTTGGCGCAGGTGCAACGAAATATTCAATGTTGCACGGTTTTGAAAGAAAGAATATGTTGACAGAACGCGCTAATCAATGGTGGCAAAAGCGTTTAAAAGAAATTCAGGAAAATCAGTTGAACCCCTATGATGGGCATGATACTGTCGGCGCTATTACGTTAGACCAAACAGGATCAATGGCAGCTGGCACTTCCAGTTCGGGACTCTTCATGAAAAAAGCAGGACGTGTTGGCGATTCACCACTGTCAGGTTCTGGTTTTTATGTTGATAGCGAAATTGGTGGTGCTGCGGCTACAGGCTTAGGTGAAGATTTAATGAAAGGCTGTCTTTCTTATGAAATCGTTCGTTTAATGGGGGAAGGGCGCTCGCCACAACAAGCATGTGATCAAGCGGTCTATGCTTTTCACGAAAAATTGACCCAACGTTATGGGAAAGCAGGAGCTTTTTCACTGGTGGCCATGAACAAACAGGGAGACTGGGGCGTAGCTACGAATGTGGAATTTACTTTTACGGTTGGTACTGATATGCAGCAACCAGAAATCTATATTGCAAATCCAGGCAAGAATCATACCACAGAGATTCAGCCGATTTCACAAGAATGGTTAGCGGCCTATGAAAAAAGAATTAAAGCACCAATTGAATAGATGAGGAGAGTGAAGGAACATGAGTAAAAAACAAATTTATCTTTTTTGTGATGCAGGGATGTCTACAAGTATTATGGTGAATAAAATGATGGAAGTGGTTGAAAAACATCAAATGCCTTTAATGATTACTGCTTTTCCTATTGCAAGAGCACAAGAAGTGGTTGAAG from Enterococcus faecalis includes the following:
- a CDS encoding GntR family transcriptional regulator, LSA1692 subfamily — its product is MTENAPKFKQISAEIEKKIRDGLYVSAQKLPSEYDLAKEYNCSRLTIRKAIDDLIRKNILVKRHGKGSYVMSQAKIQSGRAGLQGFTEAAKAYGKKSQTEVISFEEVVHPAEKIREALQVGKNEAIYELIRRRMLDGEPMTVEKIYLPQAYVQGHTKQDFEGSLFCLIEKNVEIAYSHQEIEAILVEAEISELLNVPVGQPLLQVHSITYALDATPILYDVSLYRADRYTFKNTLTRYSPSENNQVELGGSWNE
- a CDS encoding Sapep family Mn(2+)-dependent dipeptidase, coding for MKIKEEIAAQKDLFYEDLNKIIAIRSVKGSPKKEAPFGEGPKRALEETLKLAERYGFQTGIVNDAVGYAQWGTAEEYLGIIGHLDVVPEGSGWSVPPFQLTKKNQRLYGRGILDNKGPILACLYGMKLLKELGYQPKKTIRLMFGTDEESGSGDIPLYLEKENAPVFGFTPDCKYPVVYGERGIVNYEITTTIPDDSSEQIGQIIGDQAKDHVPDQLSVVIAGKTTAITGKRAPSNAPELGKNAITLLAQKISEEQLVKGNLLQYFDWLTASFHEKHYGEGVALDFKDQDSGQLILTPYALEKRGQQLVLSLAVRYPVSITENEVTTQLTKALFPESEVTVIRRLPSTLFPKDERNVQKLTKVYEQITGLDGTPVTTTGATYARFMPNIVAFGPSFLGQKGIAHNQDEYMDEKDLLLNLEIYMQAMIALTEA
- a CDS encoding N(4)-(beta-N-acetylglucosaminyl)-L-asparaginase, with amino-acid sequence MTWGAIATWRMAHDGLLKATEELQQGGAAGTAVEQLIKEVEDYPFYKSVGYGGLPNEEGILEMDAAYMDGDTFAIGAVAGITDVKNPISVAKALSKEKFNSFRVGAGATKYSMLHGFERKNMLTERANQWWQKRLKEIQENQLNPYDGHDTVGAITLDQTGSMAAGTSSSGLFMKKAGRVGDSPLSGSGFYVDSEIGGAAATGLGEDLMKGCLSYEIVRLMGEGRSPQQACDQAVYAFHEKLTQRYGKAGAFSLVAMNKQGDWGVATNVEFTFTVGTDMQQPEIYIANPGKNHTTEIQPISQEWLAAYEKRIKAPIE